The following coding sequences are from one Candidatus Fusobacterium pullicola window:
- a CDS encoding TolC family protein gives MKKIWGLLLVLSSSVFARELTLDQAIQMALDNSKEIKISQKDVETAKLNVGIAFKNALPSVIYTGSYTRSEYDRKITVEERPSQRLDSGKKRETDAKGGYLQKITISQPIFQGGAILGGIQYANAYKNIADLLYLGSQRDIRLETIQVYSDIVRNEKDLEALISSREELKATYDKQKAQLDLRLITKADMLKTEYSILEVESQIIGTQNQIAVQKENLKLKLGLPRTEDLTVVEFDVPMYLSRNIDFKADLNQALTESIDAMVASKYVDMADAQRKVARADMLPQVSAFASYGVESDRRKYNATMDDAEWRGGVQITWNVFEFGKNYDSYRVAAISKEQEELREKISKDTIDINVTDAYLELIKLEKERDSKGRALEAAIENYKIDKEKYAAGLISTIDFLASETQVREAKVGYNQVVIDYLYAFEKYRSMLI, from the coding sequence ATGAAAAAGATTTGGGGATTACTTTTGGTATTAAGTAGTTCTGTTTTTGCAAGAGAGCTGACTCTTGATCAAGCTATTCAAATGGCTTTAGATAATAGTAAAGAGATCAAAATATCTCAAAAAGATGTAGAAACAGCAAAATTAAATGTAGGGATAGCATTTAAGAATGCTCTTCCAAGTGTAATATACACTGGTTCATACACTAGAAGTGAGTATGACAGAAAGATAACAGTAGAAGAGAGACCAAGTCAAAGATTAGACAGTGGAAAAAAGAGAGAAACTGATGCAAAAGGTGGATATTTACAAAAAATAACTATATCTCAGCCTATTTTTCAAGGGGGAGCAATTCTAGGTGGAATTCAATATGCTAATGCTTATAAAAATATTGCAGATCTTTTGTATTTAGGATCTCAAAGAGATATTAGATTAGAAACAATTCAAGTTTATTCAGATATAGTTAGAAATGAAAAAGATTTAGAGGCTTTAATATCTTCAAGAGAGGAATTAAAAGCAACTTATGATAAACAAAAGGCTCAATTAGATTTAAGATTGATAACAAAAGCAGATATGTTAAAGACAGAATACTCTATATTAGAAGTAGAATCACAAATTATAGGGACACAAAATCAGATAGCAGTTCAGAAAGAAAATCTAAAATTAAAACTTGGTTTACCAAGAACAGAGGATTTAACAGTTGTAGAGTTTGATGTACCTATGTATTTAAGTAGAAACATAGATTTTAAAGCAGACTTAAATCAAGCTCTTACAGAGAGTATAGATGCAATGGTTGCTAGTAAGTATGTAGATATGGCAGATGCTCAAAGAAAAGTAGCAAGAGCAGATATGTTACCACAAGTAAGTGCTTTTGCTAGTTACGGAGTAGAGTCAGATAGAAGAAAATACAATGCTACTATGGATGATGCTGAATGGAGAGGAGGAGTTCAAATAACTTGGAATGTATTTGAATTTGGGAAGAACTATGATAGCTATAGAGTAGCAGCTATTTCAAAAGAGCAAGAGGAGTTAAGAGAAAAAATTTCTAAAGATACTATTGATATTAATGTAACAGATGCTTACTTAGAATTGATTAAATTAGAAAAAGAGAGAGATTCTAAAGGAAGAGCTTTAGAGGCAGCTATAGAAAACTATAAGATAGATAAGGAAAAATATGCTGCTGGCTTAATTTCAACTATTGATTTTTTAGCCTCTGAGACACAGGTTAGAGAAGCTAAAGTAGGTTATAACCAAGTAGTTATTGATTATCTATATGCTTTTGAAAAATATAGATCAATGTTAATTTAA